One segment of Pontibacter akesuensis DNA contains the following:
- a CDS encoding ABC transporter ATP-binding protein produces MNQAQEHYATGYSDFLEIKGISLAAERGPVLQDINFTQQEFQRVAIAGETGSGKSTLLKVIAGLAQPTAGQVFFEGDEVEGPAEKLVPGHPGIAYLSQHFELPKSLRVEQVLKYTNTLPQEDAETLYDVCRITHLLKRRTDQLSGGEKQRVAVARLLSSSPRLLLLDEPFSNLDMVHKSTLKAVIQDIGERLQITCAMVSHDPLDSLSWADQILVMKAGQVLQQGAPEQVYRQPGNEYIAGLFGKYTLLSPALAKAFAVQPSEGMQGKKALVRPESFKLATGNSSVEGKVKQVAFFGSYYEAEVILAAGTVTVRTADSSVSSGDAVAISLPPGAVWFVEA; encoded by the coding sequence ATGAATCAAGCCCAGGAACATTACGCTACCGGCTACAGTGATTTTTTAGAAATTAAGGGAATTAGCTTAGCGGCAGAACGAGGCCCTGTGCTGCAAGACATTAACTTTACGCAGCAGGAGTTCCAGCGCGTGGCCATTGCCGGGGAAACCGGTTCCGGTAAAAGCACGCTGCTGAAAGTGATCGCAGGCCTGGCACAGCCTACAGCCGGCCAGGTTTTTTTTGAGGGAGATGAAGTGGAAGGCCCGGCCGAAAAGCTGGTTCCCGGCCATCCGGGCATCGCCTACCTCTCACAGCACTTCGAGCTTCCTAAATCGCTGCGGGTAGAGCAGGTGTTGAAGTACACCAACACACTGCCTCAGGAAGATGCGGAAACGCTATACGACGTGTGCCGTATCACGCACCTGCTAAAACGCAGAACAGATCAGCTATCGGGCGGTGAAAAACAGCGCGTGGCCGTAGCCCGGCTCCTCTCCTCCTCTCCCCGGCTGCTGCTGCTTGACGAACCCTTCTCGAACCTCGACATGGTCCACAAAAGCACCCTAAAAGCTGTGATCCAGGATATTGGGGAGCGCCTGCAAATTACCTGCGCCATGGTATCGCACGACCCGCTGGACTCGCTTTCGTGGGCAGACCAGATTCTGGTGATGAAAGCTGGGCAGGTGCTGCAGCAGGGGGCTCCGGAGCAGGTTTACAGGCAACCGGGCAATGAGTATATAGCTGGCCTGTTTGGCAAGTATACCTTACTCTCTCCTGCTCTGGCTAAGGCTTTCGCTGTTCAGCCTAGTGAGGGCATGCAAGGAAAGAAGGCGCTTGTACGGCCAGAGAGCTTTAAGCTGGCAACGGGAAATTCTTCAGTTGAAGGAAAAGTAAAGCAGGTTGCCTTCTTCGGCAGCTATTACGAGGCAGAGGTTATACTTGCAGCTGGCACAGTAACAGTTAGAACCGCTGACAGCAGCGTGTCTAGTGGCGATGCTGTTGCTATCTCGCTCCCGCCTGGTGCGGTTTGGTTTGTGGAGGCATAG
- a CDS encoding endonuclease III domain-containing protein: protein MDAHQLPAAEKTQQTHELLNQAYKRLTLDSRRTPMHELVSTMLSHRTNHADEVKAYNTMLERFGDWEGVMQADENELADAIQTTRYPGQKAPQIQQTLRRIQEKQGEINIDFLKDIPVEEAMEWLTSLPGVGLKTATLLLLFNFKKPVLPVDTHVFRVSQRVGLIGASVTANKAHALLLSMLPKDPVELFNFHKHLFWHGQRVCTFYSPKCEECVLQHICNYYQGVRLKKIDT, encoded by the coding sequence ATGGATGCTCACCAATTACCCGCCGCCGAGAAAACGCAACAGACGCATGAGCTGCTGAACCAGGCATACAAGCGGCTCACGCTCGACAGCCGCCGTACGCCCATGCACGAGCTCGTTTCCACCATGCTCTCGCACCGCACCAACCATGCCGACGAGGTGAAGGCCTATAACACTATGCTGGAGCGCTTTGGCGATTGGGAGGGCGTGATGCAGGCTGATGAGAATGAACTAGCCGATGCCATCCAGACCACCCGCTACCCCGGCCAAAAGGCGCCGCAGATACAGCAGACGCTGCGGCGGATACAGGAAAAGCAGGGAGAGATAAATATAGATTTCCTGAAGGACATACCCGTGGAGGAGGCGATGGAGTGGCTGACAAGCCTGCCAGGCGTTGGCCTGAAAACAGCAACCTTGCTGCTACTCTTCAACTTTAAGAAACCCGTGCTGCCCGTAGATACGCATGTGTTTCGGGTGAGCCAGCGGGTGGGGCTGATTGGGGCAAGCGTAACGGCTAACAAGGCGCACGCCCTGCTCCTGAGCATGCTCCCCAAAGATCCGGTGGAGCTGTTTAACTTTCACAAGCACCTGTTCTGGCACGGCCAGCGCGTCTGCACCTTCTACAGCCCCAAGTGCGAGGAGTGCGTGTTGCAGCACATCTGCAATTATTACCAGGGTGTGCGGTTGAAGAAGATTGATACGTGA
- a CDS encoding MBL fold metallo-hydrolase produces MTIKFLGTGGAFDTDYLNSSAIMEFNGMNLLIDCGFTVFPTLVRKDLVRKIDHILLTHLHNDHSGSLANLLLYKGIVEKSERPVILYPSEQFRQQLYRFLEIQLKEPDTYAEFVPLEQFEGISCVDTYGLHSEGLQTYAYVFDNEESRIAYSGDLARPEVLFDKLEKMPDKKTCVFHDITFNSENKGHTYYKKLLPYMNGVEMFGYHCDPTLSPADNPIRLVFFQQAFMA; encoded by the coding sequence ATGACAATTAAATTTTTAGGTACAGGCGGCGCATTCGATACCGACTATCTGAACTCATCTGCAATAATGGAGTTTAACGGGATGAACCTGTTAATCGATTGTGGCTTTACAGTTTTCCCAACACTAGTAAGAAAGGACCTGGTACGGAAAATAGACCATATTTTACTTACTCACCTGCACAACGACCACAGCGGCAGCCTGGCCAACCTGCTGCTCTATAAAGGCATTGTGGAAAAGTCCGAGCGCCCTGTTATACTTTACCCATCAGAGCAGTTCAGGCAGCAGCTTTACCGCTTCCTGGAAATACAACTGAAGGAGCCTGACACCTATGCCGAATTTGTGCCACTGGAGCAGTTTGAGGGAATCTCGTGTGTAGACACATATGGCCTGCACTCTGAGGGCCTGCAGACGTACGCGTATGTGTTTGACAATGAAGAGAGCCGTATTGCCTACTCAGGCGACCTGGCCCGCCCAGAAGTGCTTTTCGATAAGCTGGAGAAGATGCCGGATAAAAAGACCTGCGTTTTCCACGACATCACCTTTAACTCGGAGAATAAGGGCCACACGTACTACAAAAAGCTGCTGCCGTACATGAACGGCGTGGAGATGTTCGGCTACCACTGCGATCCTACGCTGAGCCCGGCGGACAATCCCATCAGGCTGGTGTTTTTTCAGCAGGCTTTTATGGCCTGA
- a CDS encoding DUF2238 domain-containing protein, whose translation MTTKPDAKKPYLKQPLHLFYSALLLIFWVYTAITTPNFDNWIAENILTVSLIIILGAFYNIFRFSNTSYTCIFLFLLLHIYGSQYQYANNPFGDWLQQQFSLQRNHYDRLVHFGYGLLLAYPIHEVLARGFRVRRFYSYLLPVEIILSTGALYELLEWIVADWVYGGGEKARAFLGMQGDPWDAQKDLALAVAGAAITMSVAFVFSKKKKDS comes from the coding sequence ATGACGACCAAACCCGACGCTAAGAAACCTTACTTAAAACAGCCGCTACACCTTTTTTACAGCGCGCTTCTCCTGATCTTCTGGGTTTACACCGCCATCACCACACCCAACTTCGATAACTGGATAGCGGAGAATATCCTGACCGTTTCCCTCATTATCATTCTAGGGGCTTTTTACAACATCTTCCGCTTTTCGAATACCAGCTATACCTGCATATTCCTGTTCCTGCTGCTCCATATTTACGGCAGCCAGTACCAGTATGCCAACAATCCATTTGGTGATTGGCTGCAGCAACAGTTCAGCCTGCAGCGCAACCACTACGACCGCCTGGTGCACTTTGGCTATGGTTTGCTACTGGCATATCCTATTCACGAGGTACTAGCCAGGGGCTTCCGCGTCAGGCGTTTCTATAGTTACCTGCTCCCGGTGGAAATTATCTTATCGACGGGTGCGCTGTATGAACTGCTGGAGTGGATTGTAGCCGACTGGGTGTACGGCGGTGGAGAGAAGGCCAGGGCTTTCCTGGGGATGCAAGGCGATCCGTGGGATGCCCAAAAAGATCTGGCATTGGCTGTTGCAGGTGCCGCTATCACCATGTCTGTAGCTTTTGTGTTCTCGAAGAAAAAGAAGGATAGCTAA
- a CDS encoding OmpA family protein, translated as MKNVRINFSILIVIAVLFSSCSGWNNTTKGGAIGAGSGAVVGGVVGRVAGNTAAGAIIGAAVGGTAGALIGRRMDKQAEELRRDLEGANVERIGEGIKITFDAGILYPVNSAELQAGAKTDIAQLAETLKKYPDTEILIEGHTDNTGNRSINQPLSERRAQSVANYLSGLGVDRSRMTTTGYADDQPIADNSTAAGRQQNRRVEIAIFANEKMKKAAQRGEL; from the coding sequence ATGAAAAACGTAAGAATTAACTTTTCAATACTGATAGTTATAGCAGTTCTGTTCTCTTCCTGCTCAGGATGGAACAACACGACGAAAGGCGGTGCCATTGGTGCCGGCTCTGGAGCCGTGGTAGGTGGCGTGGTAGGTAGAGTTGCGGGCAACACTGCTGCCGGTGCTATCATTGGTGCCGCTGTTGGCGGTACGGCTGGTGCCCTTATTGGCAGAAGAATGGACAAACAGGCGGAAGAGCTTCGCCGCGACCTGGAAGGCGCTAACGTAGAGCGTATCGGTGAAGGTATCAAAATTACCTTTGATGCCGGTATACTTTATCCTGTAAACTCTGCTGAGCTTCAGGCTGGTGCCAAAACCGACATCGCGCAGCTGGCCGAGACATTGAAGAAATACCCTGACACGGAAATTCTGATTGAAGGCCATACTGACAACACGGGTAACCGTTCTATCAACCAGCCGCTGTCTGAGCGCCGTGCACAATCCGTGGCTAATTACCTGTCAGGGCTAGGTGTAGACCGCAGCCGTATGACCACTACCGGTTATGCCGATGATCAGCCGATTGCAGATAACAGCACAGCTGCTGGCCGTCAGCAGAACCGCCGTGTAGAGATTGCCATCTTCGCCAACGAGAAAATGAAGAAAGCCGCTCAACGCGGAGAACTATAA
- a CDS encoding OmpA family protein, with the protein MRIQFGTGLALPVETNVFILYSNIKRIKHLQIFSTMNVIKLSLSSMLAATLLFSSCQTAAPVAGSGNTETTTQAKTQEKEGMNKTTKGGLIGAGGGAVIGGLIGNRLGNTAAGAIVGAAVGGATGAVIGRRMDKQAEELEKSMENANVERVGEAIRVNFDSGILFQVNSAELSAAAKQDIQKLAKTLQDYQGTNVIIEGHTDNTGSYDLNQKLSERRAEAVAAYARSLGVDGSRLQAKGYSYDQPIADNTTAEGRQKNRRVEVIIVANEELKEAAEKGEVK; encoded by the coding sequence ATGAGAATACAGTTTGGCACAGGTCTTGCGTTACCTGTGGAGACAAACGTTTTTATACTTTACAGCAACATCAAACGGATTAAACACTTACAAATTTTTTCTACCATGAACGTAATAAAACTATCTCTGAGCTCAATGCTAGCCGCTACGCTGTTGTTCTCTTCTTGCCAGACGGCAGCGCCTGTGGCAGGCTCGGGTAATACAGAAACTACTACTCAGGCCAAGACGCAGGAGAAAGAGGGAATGAATAAAACAACCAAAGGTGGCCTGATTGGTGCCGGTGGTGGTGCCGTGATCGGCGGCCTGATCGGAAACAGGTTAGGTAATACAGCCGCAGGTGCCATTGTGGGTGCTGCCGTAGGTGGCGCAACAGGTGCCGTTATCGGGCGCCGCATGGACAAGCAGGCCGAGGAACTGGAGAAGTCTATGGAAAATGCGAATGTGGAGCGTGTGGGGGAGGCCATCCGCGTGAACTTCGATTCTGGTATCCTTTTCCAGGTAAACTCCGCCGAGCTTAGCGCCGCTGCAAAGCAGGACATACAGAAACTGGCTAAAACGCTGCAGGATTATCAAGGAACCAACGTTATCATCGAAGGCCATACCGACAACACTGGTTCTTACGACCTGAACCAGAAGCTTTCTGAGCGCCGTGCCGAAGCCGTGGCAGCTTATGCCCGTAGCTTGGGTGTGGATGGGTCGCGACTGCAGGCCAAAGGCTATAGCTACGACCAGCCTATCGCTGACAACACCACTGCAGAAGGACGTCAGAAAAACCGTCGTGTGGAGGTGATTATTGTTGCGAACGAGGAACTGAAAGAAGCCGCCGAAAAAGGCGAAGTAAAGTAA
- the accD gene encoding acetyl-CoA carboxylase, carboxyltransferase subunit beta, whose protein sequence is MPWFKRADKGIHTPTEQKKETPDGLWYKCPECKTVTSMAEHRKNLNTCVQCDYHDRIGSKEYFAILFDNNEFTELDADMTSADPLDFVDTKAYPQRIAATQKAIGLKDAVRTAQGKINGQDLTIACMDFAFIGGSMGSVVGEKIARAIDHARKNRTPFLMISKSGGARMMEAGFSLMQMAKTSARLALLSEAKLPYISMLTDPTTGGVTASYAMLGDFNISEPGALIGFAGPRVIKETIGKDLPKGFQSAEFVLEHGFLDFIVDRKQLKSKLGELLSMVLLPEDVTTAPKVKKATKVS, encoded by the coding sequence ATGCCTTGGTTTAAAAGAGCAGACAAAGGAATTCACACCCCTACTGAGCAGAAGAAGGAAACCCCGGATGGATTGTGGTATAAGTGCCCTGAATGCAAGACCGTGACAAGTATGGCCGAGCACCGCAAGAACCTGAACACCTGCGTGCAGTGCGATTACCACGACCGCATCGGCTCGAAAGAGTACTTCGCCATACTGTTTGACAACAACGAGTTCACTGAACTGGATGCGGACATGACCTCGGCTGACCCCCTTGACTTTGTGGATACCAAAGCCTACCCGCAGCGAATTGCTGCCACTCAGAAGGCTATTGGCCTGAAGGACGCGGTGCGCACAGCCCAGGGAAAGATAAACGGCCAGGATCTGACCATTGCCTGTATGGACTTTGCCTTTATTGGCGGCTCCATGGGTTCGGTGGTAGGCGAGAAAATAGCCCGCGCTATAGACCACGCCCGCAAAAACCGCACGCCTTTCCTGATGATCTCCAAGTCGGGTGGTGCGCGTATGATGGAGGCTGGTTTCTCGCTGATGCAGATGGCCAAAACCTCTGCCAGGTTGGCTTTGCTGTCTGAGGCGAAGCTTCCTTACATCTCCATGCTGACAGACCCAACGACAGGTGGCGTAACGGCTTCGTATGCCATGCTCGGAGACTTTAACATTTCAGAGCCGGGTGCCCTGATCGGTTTTGCCGGTCCGCGCGTGATTAAGGAGACAATTGGAAAGGATCTTCCGAAGGGCTTTCAAAGTGCGGAGTTCGTACTGGAGCACGGCTTTCTGGACTTCATAGTAGACCGTAAACAGCTGAAGAGCAAGCTTGGCGAACTGCTGAGCATGGTGCTGCTGCCGGAGGATGTCACCACCGCGCCTAAGGTAAAAAAAGCAACTAAGGTATCTTAA
- a CDS encoding class I fructose-bisphosphate aldolase, protein MTYDNIVSLLGSEAENLLQHKCQTIAKEQLHAPGPDFVDRIFVQSNRSPQVLRSLQQLFNHGRLGGTGYLSILPVDQGIEHTAGASFAPNPIYFDPENIIKLAMEGGCNAVATTFGNLAMMSRKYAHRIPFVVKINHNELMTYPSKYDQIMFGSVDEAWNLGATAVGATIYFGSGESSRQIVEVAEAFERAHQLGMATILWCYTRNNAFKKDGTDYHVAADLTAQANHLGVTIQADIIKQKLPENNGGFKAIGFGKTHEKMYSALSSDNPIDLTRYQVANCYMGRAGLINSGGESKGESDLVDAVRTAVINKRAGGMGLISGRKAFQKDMKVGVELLNAIQGVYLANEITLA, encoded by the coding sequence ATGACTTACGATAACATCGTTTCGTTGCTCGGCTCCGAAGCAGAGAACCTGCTGCAGCACAAATGCCAAACCATTGCCAAAGAGCAGCTGCACGCGCCGGGGCCAGATTTCGTGGACCGCATTTTTGTGCAGTCGAATCGCTCACCACAAGTGCTGCGCAGTCTGCAGCAGCTATTCAACCACGGCCGCCTGGGGGGCACGGGCTACCTGTCCATCCTGCCGGTAGACCAGGGCATTGAGCACACGGCCGGAGCCTCTTTTGCACCGAACCCTATCTATTTCGATCCAGAGAACATCATCAAACTGGCCATGGAAGGCGGCTGCAACGCGGTGGCCACTACTTTTGGCAACCTGGCGATGATGTCGCGGAAGTATGCGCACCGGATTCCGTTTGTTGTAAAGATCAACCACAACGAACTGATGACTTACCCGAGCAAGTATGACCAGATCATGTTCGGCTCCGTGGATGAGGCCTGGAATCTGGGCGCAACGGCTGTAGGCGCCACCATCTACTTTGGTTCTGGGGAGTCATCGCGCCAGATAGTGGAGGTAGCCGAGGCCTTTGAGCGGGCACACCAGTTGGGCATGGCTACCATCCTGTGGTGCTACACCCGCAACAACGCCTTCAAGAAAGATGGCACCGACTACCATGTGGCTGCCGACCTTACGGCTCAGGCAAATCACCTGGGCGTTACCATCCAGGCTGATATCATCAAGCAGAAACTTCCTGAGAACAACGGCGGCTTCAAGGCTATCGGCTTCGGCAAGACACACGAGAAAATGTACAGCGCCCTTTCTTCCGACAACCCGATCGACCTGACGCGCTACCAGGTGGCCAACTGCTATATGGGACGTGCCGGATTAATTAATTCCGGAGGCGAATCCAAGGGCGAATCCGACCTGGTGGATGCCGTGCGTACGGCGGTGATAAACAAGCGTGCGGGCGGCATGGGGCTGATTTCCGGCCGCAAGGCTTTCCAGAAAGACATGAAAGTGGGTGTGGAGCTTTTGAACGCCATTCAGGGTGTGTATCTGGCAAATGAGATTACACTGGCTTAA
- a CDS encoding amidohydrolase family protein, translating into MKKQIHFAAVLLAGLAILGGQQAQAQIAVKGETVYTMAGAPIKNGVVLLKDGKIEAVGANLQVPQNYTVYIAKVVTPGLVDAHATVGLAGIYNIPADQQQLEKTAPIQPELRALDAYNPQEELVAWVRDHGVTTINTGHGPGALISGQTMTIKTSPDGFATLMDTTSMVTFTLGTSVGENYNSPKTSAKGMAMLRSELQAAQAYAKKSGNSDASKRPDRNLKMDYLVGVLNGKYKSLITANTSQDIMAALRLAKEFKLDLVLDGAAEAYLLLDEIKAAGVPVILHPTMARANGDNKNMSFETAAILAKAGIPVAIQSGFEQYVPRARVLLFEASAAVANGMTPEQALAAVTSTPAKIIGQDKRVGSLEKGKDADLVLYDGDPFEYTSHVCAVIIDGKVVNNTCK; encoded by the coding sequence ATGAAAAAACAGATACATTTTGCTGCGGTCCTACTTGCGGGGCTTGCCATACTTGGTGGGCAACAGGCACAAGCGCAGATCGCTGTGAAAGGCGAAACGGTTTATACCATGGCCGGTGCGCCGATCAAAAACGGGGTGGTGCTGTTGAAAGACGGTAAAATAGAGGCCGTGGGAGCCAACCTGCAGGTACCGCAGAACTACACCGTGTACATCGCCAAAGTCGTGACGCCCGGCTTGGTAGATGCGCATGCCACAGTAGGCTTGGCGGGTATCTACAATATTCCGGCCGACCAGCAGCAGCTCGAAAAAACCGCTCCCATTCAACCAGAGCTGCGTGCCCTGGACGCTTACAATCCGCAGGAGGAGCTGGTGGCGTGGGTGCGCGACCATGGCGTGACCACCATCAACACGGGGCATGGCCCGGGCGCACTGATCAGCGGACAGACCATGACGATTAAAACATCGCCGGATGGCTTTGCCACCCTGATGGACACCACAAGTATGGTGACCTTTACGCTGGGTACGTCGGTTGGGGAGAACTACAACTCGCCCAAGACATCGGCGAAAGGCATGGCAATGCTGCGCTCCGAGTTGCAGGCGGCACAGGCTTACGCGAAGAAATCCGGTAATTCAGACGCCAGCAAGCGCCCGGACCGGAACCTGAAAATGGATTACCTGGTGGGCGTGCTCAACGGCAAGTATAAATCTCTTATTACGGCCAACACCTCGCAGGATATCATGGCAGCGTTGCGCCTGGCAAAGGAGTTTAAGCTGGATCTGGTGCTGGACGGCGCTGCCGAGGCTTACCTGCTGCTGGATGAGATAAAGGCTGCGGGTGTGCCCGTTATCCTTCACCCTACCATGGCCCGGGCAAACGGCGACAACAAGAACATGTCCTTCGAGACGGCGGCCATACTTGCCAAAGCAGGCATTCCGGTGGCGATACAGAGCGGCTTTGAGCAGTATGTACCGCGGGCGCGCGTGCTATTGTTTGAGGCCAGTGCTGCCGTGGCCAACGGGATGACACCCGAGCAGGCGCTGGCGGCTGTTACTTCCACACCTGCCAAAATCATTGGGCAGGATAAGCGCGTTGGCTCGCTGGAGAAGGGCAAAGATGCGGACCTGGTGCTGTACGATGGTGACCCGTTTGAATATACTTCGCATGTGTGTGCCGTGATTATAGACGGCAAGGTGGTGAACAACACCTGTAAGTAG
- a CDS encoding amidohydrolase family protein: MILNQKLLAALGLSVLLSSGTALAQEQPHVFRGAKIIPVVGQPIENGVLVVQNGKITAVGAADKVRIPKNAQEFDMTGKVLMPGLVDTHSHLGEGSGGDGSAALHPDVQIIDGINPISDTFKRALAGGITTVNVMPGSGHLMSGQTVYLKMREGNTISDLTFCDDVINGICGGMKMANGTNPMRPAPFPGTRAKSAAMARQLFLDAQAYNQKIKAAKGKADKMPERKPNLEPLVEILEGKRIVHFHTHRYDDILTALRLKEEFGFKLVLHHVSEAWKAADEIAKAGVPASIITLDSPGGKSEAVELSNTNGAALEKAGVLTAFHTDDGITDSRLFMRNVALAVRAGMSREKAIEGLTIAGAKMLELDGRVGSLEKGKDADFIVLSGEPFSVYTKIEQTWVEGQKRFDLANPEDKAYATGGFRAYDGILHYHAH, translated from the coding sequence ATGATACTCAACCAAAAGCTTCTGGCGGCACTGGGCCTCTCGGTGCTCCTTAGCTCGGGCACGGCGCTGGCACAGGAGCAGCCGCATGTTTTCCGTGGCGCTAAAATAATCCCGGTGGTGGGCCAGCCAATAGAAAACGGGGTGCTGGTGGTGCAAAACGGGAAGATCACCGCCGTGGGCGCTGCCGACAAAGTGCGCATCCCCAAAAACGCGCAGGAGTTTGATATGACGGGCAAAGTATTGATGCCGGGCCTGGTGGATACGCATTCGCACCTGGGCGAAGGCTCCGGCGGCGACGGCTCCGCAGCCCTGCACCCTGACGTGCAGATCATCGACGGCATCAATCCCATCAGCGACACCTTTAAGCGGGCATTGGCAGGCGGCATTACCACGGTGAATGTGATGCCTGGTTCCGGCCACCTGATGAGCGGCCAGACCGTGTACCTGAAGATGCGCGAGGGCAACACCATAAGCGACCTGACCTTCTGCGACGATGTGATTAACGGCATTTGCGGCGGCATGAAAATGGCCAACGGCACCAATCCAATGCGGCCGGCGCCTTTCCCAGGCACGCGCGCCAAATCGGCGGCCATGGCGCGGCAGCTTTTCCTGGATGCGCAGGCCTACAACCAGAAAATAAAGGCGGCCAAAGGCAAGGCAGACAAAATGCCGGAGCGTAAGCCAAACCTGGAGCCGCTGGTGGAGATACTGGAGGGCAAGCGCATCGTGCACTTCCACACGCACCGCTACGACGATATCCTGACGGCCCTGCGCCTGAAAGAGGAGTTCGGCTTTAAGCTGGTGCTGCACCACGTAAGCGAAGCCTGGAAAGCCGCCGATGAAATTGCAAAAGCCGGTGTGCCCGCTTCCATCATTACGCTGGACTCGCCGGGCGGCAAGTCGGAGGCAGTGGAGCTAAGCAACACGAATGGGGCTGCACTGGAAAAAGCCGGTGTGCTGACCGCTTTCCACACCGATGACGGTATCACAGATTCCCGCCTGTTCATGCGCAACGTGGCCCTGGCCGTGCGTGCCGGAATGAGCCGCGAAAAAGCTATCGAGGGTCTCACCATAGCCGGTGCTAAAATGCTGGAACTGGATGGGCGCGTCGGGTCACTGGAGAAGGGCAAGGATGCCGATTTTATCGTGCTGAGCGGCGAGCCCTTCAGTGTGTACACCAAAATAGAGCAGACGTGGGTAGAGGGCCAGAAACGCTTCGACCTCGCCAACCCAGAGGACAAGGCCTACGCCACCGGCGGCTTCCGCGCCTACGATGGCATTTTGCATTATCACGCACATTAA
- the cysS gene encoding cysteine--tRNA ligase: MQQELNLYNTLSRKKEVFEPLHAPFVGMYVCGPTVYGEPHLGHARSAVTFDVLYRYLKNQGYKVRYVRNVTDVGHLENDADEGEDKIQKKAKLEHLEPMEVVSHYTNIYHQEMEKLNVLRPDIEPRASGHIIEQVEMIQEILDNGFAYEVNGSVYFDVEKYNKDNNYGKLSGRNIEDLIGNTRTLDGQAEKRSPVDFALWKKASPSHIMRWPSPWSDGFPGWHLECSAMSRKYLGTTFDIHGGGLDLMFPHHECEIAQSQASSSHTDAARYWIHNNMITVNGQKMGKSLGNFINLSELFSGNHEMLEQAYSPMTIRFFILQAHYRSTLDFSNEALQAARKGYTKLMNGLRVLKKLTYPADTSTIEPDVKLNEELLKLTQDCFRGLNDDLNTARTIASLFNLLKKINSLYLGQIPMEQLARGTFDTIRDTYQELVLQVLGLQEEPVGDMEEVLNLVLNFYREAKEQKAYDKVDTIRAELKKQGIVIKDMKTGIDWAYEE; encoded by the coding sequence ATGCAACAAGAACTAAACCTATACAATACACTTTCGCGCAAAAAAGAAGTCTTCGAACCGCTGCACGCTCCCTTTGTGGGCATGTACGTTTGCGGGCCAACGGTATACGGCGAGCCCCACCTGGGCCATGCCCGCAGCGCCGTTACCTTTGATGTGCTGTACCGCTACCTAAAGAACCAAGGGTATAAAGTGCGTTACGTGCGCAATGTAACCGATGTGGGCCACCTGGAGAACGATGCGGACGAAGGGGAGGATAAAATTCAGAAGAAGGCCAAACTGGAGCACCTGGAGCCGATGGAGGTGGTGAGCCACTACACCAACATCTACCACCAGGAGATGGAGAAACTGAACGTGCTGCGGCCCGACATCGAACCCCGCGCCTCCGGCCATATAATAGAGCAGGTGGAGATGATACAGGAAATCCTGGACAACGGCTTTGCCTACGAGGTAAACGGTTCGGTATACTTTGATGTGGAGAAATACAACAAGGACAACAACTATGGCAAGCTCTCCGGCCGCAACATTGAGGACCTGATCGGCAACACCCGCACGCTGGATGGGCAGGCGGAGAAGCGTTCGCCGGTTGACTTTGCGCTCTGGAAGAAGGCCTCACCGTCGCACATCATGCGCTGGCCCTCGCCGTGGAGCGATGGCTTTCCGGGCTGGCATTTGGAGTGTTCGGCCATGAGCCGCAAGTACCTAGGAACCACTTTCGATATTCACGGAGGTGGGTTGGACCTGATGTTTCCGCACCACGAGTGCGAGATCGCGCAGAGCCAGGCTAGCAGCAGCCACACCGATGCCGCCCGCTACTGGATCCACAACAATATGATCACGGTGAACGGGCAGAAAATGGGCAAATCGCTGGGCAACTTCATCAACCTAAGCGAGCTGTTCAGCGGCAACCACGAGATGCTGGAGCAGGCGTACAGCCCCATGACCATCCGCTTCTTCATACTTCAGGCGCACTACCGCAGCACCCTCGACTTCAGCAACGAGGCGCTGCAGGCGGCACGCAAAGGCTACACGAAGCTGATGAACGGTCTGCGTGTGCTCAAGAAGCTGACGTACCCGGCCGATACATCCACGATTGAACCCGATGTAAAACTGAACGAGGAACTGCTGAAACTGACGCAGGACTGCTTCCGTGGCCTGAACGATGATTTGAACACGGCCCGCACCATCGCCTCGCTGTTCAACCTGCTCAAAAAGATCAACAGTTTATACTTGGGCCAGATACCGATGGAGCAACTGGCGCGCGGCACTTTCGATACCATTCGCGACACCTACCAGGAACTGGTGCTGCAGGTATTGGGCCTGCAAGAGGAGCCGGTTGGTGATATGGAGGAAGTGCTGAACCTGGTGCTGAACTTTTACAGGGAAGCAAAGGAGCAGAAGGCGTACGATAAAGTAGACACCATTCGTGCCGAACTGAAGAAGCAGGGCATCGTGATAAAGGACATGAAAACCGGGATTGACTGGGCGTATGAGGAATAG